The stretch of DNA CTCGAGCCACCCCGTGCTCTTCACGAAGTGTTTCTCGAGGTTCCGGACCTCGAGGATCGGCTCCTCGCCCCGCTCCGCCCGGGTGGCGGTCGACTCCGAGCTCATAGCTCCGACACCTCCTCGTGGTGGAAGCAGGCGGTCTCGTGGGCCTCGCCCACCGATTCGAGGGGTGGCTCACCGTCCCGGCAGTCCTGAGTCGCCAATGCACACCGCTCGGCGAACCGGCAGCCGGTCGGCGGGTCACGGAGATCCGGGGGCGTCCCCTCGATCGTCTCGACCTGCTCGGGCGGCCGTCGCGGATCGATGAGGCTCCGGAGGAGCAGCGCGGTGTAGGGGTGTTTCGGCGCGTCGTACAGCGCCTCCGCAGGCGCGCTCTCGACGATCTTCCCGCCGTACATCACGCCGATGCGGTCCGAGAGCTTCATGATGGCCGCGAGGTTGTGCGAGATGACGAGCATCCCGAAGTTCAGGTCGGCTTGCAGCCGCTGGAGCATGTTGAGCACCTCCGCCTGCACGATCACGTCGAGGGCGGTCGTCGGCTCGTCGGCGATCAGCAGGTCGGGCTCGCAGGCGATCGCCATCGCGATCGCGGCGCGCTGTTTCATCCCGCCGGAGAGCTCGTGGGGGTACTGCTCGGCCACGTCGGGCTGGAGGTTCACCTTCTCCAGCAGCTCGCGGACGCGCCCCTCCCGCTCGTCCTCCGGGACGACGTCGTGGACCCGGAGGGGCTCCTTGATCTGTGCCCCGACGGTTTTGACGGGGTTGAACGCGTTCTGTGCGCCCTGATAGATCATCGAGATGTCGGCCCACTGCACGTCCTTGACCTCGGACTTGGGGAGCTGGCCGATCTCGCGTCCCTCGAACCGGATCTCGCCTTCGACGATGTCACCCTGTGGCGGGAGCGCCCGGATGAGGCTGAGCCCGAGCGTCGACTTCCCGCAGCCGGATTCGCCGACCAGCCCGTACGTCTCCCCGCGGGCGATATCGAAGTCGACGCCGTCGACGGCCCGAACGGGCACGTCGGCCTCGTCCTCGCTGTAGTACGTCGAGAGGTTCCGGACCGACAGCAGCGTCTCCGCGGCGTCGGTCGGTCGTTCCTGTGTCTGCGTGCTCATGTCCTGTGTGCGTGATCGGTCGCCTTCCTGTCGGTCCATCAGTCGTCACCCCACGTCCGCCGCTGGAGTCGGGGGTTGAGCACCTCGTCGAGCGCGCTGCCGACGAGGATGAAGCTGAACGCCGCGAGCACAATGCCGAACCCGGGGAGGATCATCCACCACCAGGCGCCGCTGCTCAGTGCGGCCTGCTTCTGGGCGAAGTACAGCATCGTCCCCCAGGAGATGCGGGCGGTGTCGCCCAGCCCGAGGAAGCCGACCGCGGCCTCCATCAGGATGGTGTACACCATCTGGAGGATGCCGTTCGCGAACACGACCGGCAGGATGTTCGGGAGCACCTCCTGTCGCATGATCCGGACGTCGGAGGCGCCCAGCGCCTCGGTCGACTCGACGAAGTCGTTCTCGCGGACGCTCAGCGTCTTCGCCTTGATCGTCCGGGCGGGGATCGGCCACGAGAGCAGCGAGAGGATCAGGATGATGTTCCAGACGCTGCTGCCCGCGTAGGCCGCGAACACGACGACCAGTACGAACGGGGGGAACACGAGGCTCATGTCGATCGCCGTCGTGATCCACCGCCCGATGCGGCCGCGGTAGTAGCCCGCCGGGACGCCGATCAGCGTCGCCGCCAGCGTCGCGACGACGCCGCTGACGACGCCGACCAGCAGCGAGATCCGGCCGCCGTAGAGGAACCGGGAGAGCACGTCCCGGCCCAGATCGTCGGTGCCGAACAGGTGTTCCGCCGAGGGGGGTGCAAGCGCCTTGCCGACGCCGTAGGCCTCCGGATCGTACGGCGCGATCAGTGGGGCCGCGACGCTGATGAAGACGATCGTCCCCAGCAGCAGCGTTCCCAACAGCCCCTTGCGGTTGGTCAGGAACGCCCGCAGGAACCGCCGGAAGCGATCGAACCGCCTGCTCGATCCCCCGCCGGCCGTCTCCTCGGTCGTGCTCATCCGTCCACCTCCGTCGTTGTCGTCTGTTGCCCAATCATTCGCCGCCTCCGATCCGTGGATCGATGATCGTGTAGAGGATCTCCGCGAGGAACATCGACCCGAGCACCATGACGGCGAGGAAGAAGAACGTCGCCTGGATGACCGGGTAGTCCCGCGCCAACACCGCCTCGAACATCAGCTGTCCCATCCCGGGATAGCTGAACACGGTTTCGACCAGCACCGCGCCGCCGGCGAGCCGCCCGATCTGGAACCCCAGCTGGGTCAGCACGGGCGGAAACGCCGGCGGAACGGCGTGGCCGAACAGCACCTGCCGTTCGGAGAGCCCCTTGCTCTCGGCGATCTTGATGTAGTTCTCCGGCAGGATGTCGAGCAGGCTCCCCCGCATCAGGAACGTGTAGCCGGCGAGGAAGTACGCCGACATCGTCACCACCGGCAGCACCGTGTGGTACGTCAGGTCGACGAAGTACGCGAAAAACGATGGGTGTGTCGCGCTGCCCGTCGCCCCCGAGATCGGGAAGATCGGGATGACGTAGCCGAAGACGAACACGAGTAGGATCGCCAGCCAGAACGTCGGGATCGAGCGGAAGAACAGCGAGGACTGCGTGATGAACAGGTCCTCGCGCTCCCCGAAGTTCCAGGCCGCGAACGCGCCGAGGGGGATGCCGATGACGACGCTGATGGTGACGCTCGCGCCCATCAGGTACAGCGTCCGCGGCAGCCGCTCGACGATGAGGTCCATGACCGGGGTCGGATATCGGGCGAACGAGACGCCGAAATCGCCAGTGAGGGTGTTCGCTAGGTAGAGCAGGAACTGTTCCCAGATGGGCCTGTTCAGCCCGAACTCTTGGAGCAGCTGCTGACGGGCTGCCTCGGTGAAGCCGGGGCCGACGAACCGCGTGGTCGGGTCGCCGGGCATCACCCGGGGGATCGCGAAGTTCACCGCGAGGATCGCGGCGAAGGCGGCGAGATAGTTCCGGACCCGCGTGGCGATGTACGCTTTCTTCGAAGACGTGTTTGCCATTCGTTAGAGAGTGGAGGGCGACGCTACTTGGGGTCGAGCTGGACCATCGGGCCGCTGCCGGGTTCGAGCCCGTAGGGGCTCTGCATCCCGTAGCGGGGGATCGGGTTGAAGTTCTCCCAGGCGCTGGAGCGCATGCCGTGGAGCAGCTGCGGGTAGTAGAGGACGACCCACGGGAGCTCGTCGGTGAGGATGTCCTGTGCGTCGTAGAGGTACTCCTGACGCTGCTCGGGATCGGTCGCGCGCCGCTGCTGGCGCATGAGCTCGTCGAACTCCTCGTTGTGGTACTGGCTGGTGTTGAGCGTCCCCTCCTCCTCGAACACCGGGGAGAGGAACGGGTCCGGGTCGAACCAGACGCGCCAGGTGTTGAGCGTCAGGTCGTAGTCCTGCTCGACGGAGACCTTCTGAGTGTGGGCGTTGGACTCCATCGAGTTGACCTCGACGCTGATGCCGACCTCGCCGAGCTGGCGACGGAGCACCTCCGCGATGCGCGGCCAGTTCCCCGTGTTCTGGATCGAGATGACGAGTTCGAGTGGGTCGCCCTCGGGCGTCACCCGCCCGTCGCCCTGCTGTTCGTACCCGTTCTCGGAGAGGATCGTCCGGGCCTGCTCCTGATCGTGGGCGTAGCTGTTCGTGTCCGAGTTGTGGTAGAACTCCAGTCCCGGCGGGACCGGCGAGTAGCCCGGCGTGGCATAGCCGGCGTTGACCAGCTCCGCGACGGTCTCGCGGTCCACCGCGTACGCCATCGCCTCGCGGAGCGCCCCGTCCGAGAGCGGGGACCGGTTGGTGTTGATGCCGATGTACGTGACGTACGTCGAGCCGCCCTCGACCACTTCGAGGTTGTTCGCGCTCTCGATCTCGTTGACGTACTGCCCGGGCTGGAGGCGCAGCATGTCGCCACTGCCCTCCTTCATCGTCAGTACCTGCGAGTCTGTCGAGGAGATGATCTCGATGCTCACGCTCTCGTAGTCCGGGATCTCACCCCAGTACTCCTCGTCGACGGAGAAGTTGATGAACTGGTCCTGTTCGCGCTCCTCGAACACGAACGGGCCGCTGCCGATCGGGTCCTCGGTGTTCGAGACCTCCGTGGGGTTGTCGTACTCCGACCAGATGTGCTTCGGGATGACGAGCCCGAGGTCGGCGAGCACCAGCGGGAGCGCCGCGTACGGCTGAGTCAGCGGCGTCGTCACGGTGTGCTCGTCCTCGACGGTGATCTCGCTCGGCTCCGCGATGACGCTCGACAGCGAGCCGAGGTACGGCCACTCGTACTCCTTGATCGACCGGAACGTGAACGCGACGTCCTCCGCGGTCAGGGGCTCGCCGTCGTGCCAGGTGATCCCGTCCTGGATCGTCCAAGTGTAGGTGGCGCCGTTGTCCGAGGTCTCCCAGTCTTCCGCGATGTGGCCGATTGCCTGCCCCTCGGCGTCGACGCTCGTCAACGGCTCGTACATCATCCGAGCGGCGTCGTAGTCCGGGATGGTGAGCCACCCCAGCGGGTTGATGTTGTTTACGCCGCCGGGCCAGATGACTGAGAGCTCGTCGTCGGCGGAGCCGCTCCCGCTGGTCGGTGTTCCGTCCGTCGTTTCGGTGCCGTCGCCCCCCGGACTGCCGGCACAGCCAGCCAGCATCGCTGCGGCGGTGCTCGCACTCGTCGCCTGCAGGAAGCGGCGGCGATCGAGACTGATCTCGTCGGTGATGTCGTCGTTCATTGTGTTACTTTGTGGTGGTCGCAGTTGTCGAACTGTAGGACTGCGTGAACTGGGTGGTACACAGTATCACTCAGTACGAGAATGCATACCACGTCCGTTAAAGGTAGTTGTGAGCGCTGAATACCTCTGAGTACTCCGCTATCGCTTGTATGAATCGTTCATATTTGTCCGCGAACCCCGACAGCTGGATTCACGCGATTGCCCCGGGAAACCCAACGGGCAGCGCGGGTACCACCCGCGCGATACCGGGTGCCGGGAGATGCAGCGCCTGCTGAACGTCCGTGGGGAGGTGAAGCGGCTCGTCGTCGAGTTCGGCGAGAAGTACGGCGACGGGTCGCCGAGCGCTAGAGGTCCCGGCGCGCGAACAGCCGAGCGCTCGCCCCGACGAACAGCGCGGCCGCGGCGACCAACACCGCCGCCCCGAGCAGGTCGTACTCCCCGCCCACGAGCACCGCCGACGGGTCGAGGTACCACGTCGGCGTCACCGCACCGACCCGACCGTAATCGGTCACCTCCAGCACCGACTCGAACAGCCACGAGGCGAACACGAGCGCGATCGCGATCCGGCCCGCAGTCCGGCTCCGGCCGATCACGACGCCCAGCAGCAGCCCTACTGCTCCCCAACACAGCAGGTACGGGATCGAGAGCGCGTGGAACGCGAATAATTCTCCGAGCGGGAGCGACTCGCCAACCGCCGACGCCGAGACGGCCAGCACCAGTGGGACCACGGCGTTGGCGACGACGATCGGCACGAGCAGCGCGAGAAAGTTCCCCAGCAGGACGCTCCCCCGCGAGACGGGCGCCGCGAGCAGCGTGTCCATCCGGTCGGTCTCCATGTCGCCCGCAACCGAGCCGGCGGCGGTGTAGGCCACGTAGCCCGCGAGGCCGACCAGCCAGCCGAACGTGTAGTACTCGCCGGCGAGCAGCCCCGACAGCGACGCGAGGCTCTCGAACCCCAGCAGCTCGACCAGCACGGGCGGCATCGCGTCGAGCAGGGCCTGCAGTTCCTCGCCGCCGACAAGCTCCGGCCCGACCCAGACGAACAGTGCGCCGTAGGCAGCGAGCAGCGCCGCGACGACGGCGCTTGTCCGCAGTCGCTCCCGGGCCTCGAACCGGGCGACAGTCTCCACGGTCGACCACCAGCCCGGCACTCCAGTCACGAGAGGTCCACCTCCCGGAACCACGCCGCGCTCGCGGCGAGCAGGACCGCCGTCGCGACGAGCAGGATCCCGGCGCCCCCGCGGTCGTACTCGCTCGCGGTCAGGACCGCCGTCGGATCGTAGTACCGCATCGGCGCGACGGCGCCCAGCCAGCCGAGGTCGCTGCTCGTCGCGATCGTCTCCAGCAGGAACGTCCCGACGATCCCGGCCGCGGCGACGCCCTCGGCGACGACCCGTTCCGGCGCCGTCACCGACGCGAGCGTCCCGAACGCGCCACAGCAGAGGAAGTAGGGGACCGAGAGCGCGTGGACGGCGACGAGGTCCGCGATCGCGATCGGCTCGCCCACGAACCGCGTGGCGGTGAACACCGCCGCGAACACCGCGGCGTTCGCGAGCAGGATCGGCGAGAGGAGAGCGAGGAAGTTCTCAACCAGCAGGCGTTCCCGGGAGATCGGCGCCGCGAGCAGCGTGTCGATCCGCCCCGTCTCGACGTCGCCGGCAATCGCCCCGCCGGCGGCGTAGGCGACGTACGCGCCGAGGCCGATCAGCCAGAGGAACTGGTAGAGCTCGATCGCGAGGAACCCTTCCATCGTTCCCATCTGCTGGAGGTCGAACGTCTCCACGAACGTCGGGGGGAGCTGTTCGGCCAGCGCGGCCATGTCGACTTCGCCGAGCAGCCCCGGCGCGAGCAGCGCCATCATCGCCGCGAACGCCGCCAGCCCGCCCGCAAGCGCGAGCGACCCGAGCAGTCGCTTCTCCACCTCGTAACGTGCCGTCTCAAGCATCCTCGGCCTCCGCCTCGACCCGTTCGACGGTCTCCTCGGCGTCGGTGTCGTAGAACCGCATGAACACGTCCTCCAGCGGCGCCTCCTCGATGGCGAGGTCACGGAGGTCGTGGTCGAGCAGCGCCCGGAGCAGCGGCTCGTACCCGCCGGTGTACGTGAACGAGACGGCGGTGAGGCCGTCCGCTCGGTCGGCGTCCCCGTCGTCCCCCAACTGGGTCCGACCGCCGACGGTCACGTCGTGGGCGCCCGGGAGGTCGAACGCCCCCTCGTCGGGGCTGTCGCCCAGCGTGACCCGGACCTGCTTGCCGCTGCGGTCCAGCAGCGAGTCGACGGTCGACACCTCGACGAGGCGGCCGTCCCGGATGATCCCCACGCGGTCACAGACCTTCCGGACCTCGCTCAGGATGTGGGAGGAGAAGAAGAACGTCGTCCCACGCTCGCGCTCGGTCCGGACGAACTCCAGGAACGTCTCCTGTTTCAGTGGGTCCAGTCCCGAGGTGGGCTCGTCCATGATCAGCAGGTCCGGGTCGTGCATGAACGCGAGCACGATCGCGAGCATCTGTCGGTTCCCGCGGGAGTAGTCGCCGACGGGGCGGTCGAGCGGCGGGTGGAACAGTTCGAGCAGTTCGTCGCTGCGTGTGTCGCCCCTGAGCGCGCCGTGGTACTCGAGCAGCCGCCGGCCCGTGACGCGCTCGTCGAAACCGGGCTCGCTCGGCAGGTAGCCCACGCGGGCCCGGGCCTCGCGCAGCGCCGCGGCGTCCGCCACGTCGGCGCCGAGCACCGCCGCCGAGCCCCGGGTGGGCGACTGGAACCCCAGCAGCGTCCGGATAGCGGTGGTCTTCCCGGCGCCGTTCGGGCCGAGGAAGCCGAACACTTCTCCCTCCTCGACGGAGAGGGTGAGGTCCTCGATCCCCCGCACGTCGCCGTAGTACTTGGTCAGACCGTCGGTCCGGATCGCGGGCATACCCGTAGACGCGGGGGGATGCACAATCAAGATACCGCCGGATGGAGGCCGGACGGCGGCTCAGTCGAACGACTTCTCGAACACGAGGATATCGAGCGCTGCCCCCGCCACGTCGGCGGTCGTCGACCCCACGCGCTCGAAGCCGTTGGCCTCGTAAAACGCGTGAGCGGGCTCCTGACGCCCGGTCGTCGAGAGGACGAACCGCTCGTACTCGTGCTCGCGAGCGCGGGCTTCGAGCTCGTCGTACATCGTCTGCCCGATCCCCTCACGGTGGTGGTCGGGGTGGACGTGCATGCGCTTGAGCTCCGCGGCTCCCTCGGGATCGACGAACTCCGAGACGACGCCTTTCGGCGGCCGGAACGCGCCCGTGGCGAGGATCGCTCCGTCGTCCTCGCCGACGAGGAACTCCCCGCCGGGGTCGACGTACTCGGCCAGGATGTCGTCGTCCTCGAGTTCGGGCACATCCTCGAAGTAGGCGTCGGCGGAACGGAGGGCGGCTTCGACGGTCTCGTCGACGGCGTCGCGGTCGGCGGGGCGGAAACGGCGAATCGAGAGGGACACACTGATCGTACGCAGGCGGCGCCTTTGCACCTTCGCTTCGCGGCAGACCGACGGATCGGTGCTGTCCCGGATCGACGCTCACGGCCGCACTGGCCGGGCGAACCCACGCAGTTCAAGAGTCCCGGCCAGCTACCGCCAGTATGGACGAAGACGAGAGCCACGAACACGTCGTTCCGGGCAGCGAGACCGAGCCCGGCGGCGAGACGGTTCGGGGCTACGACTTCCGCGGCGAGTTCGACCTCGGCGAGATGCTGGAGGCCTACGCGACGACCGGGTTCCAGGCGACTCACCTCGCCGAAGCCGTCGACATCGCGAAACAGATGCGCGAGGAGGACGCGAAGATCTACCTGACGCTGACGTCGAACATCATCTCCTCCGGGCTGCGGGAGGTCGTCGCCTACCTCGTCCGCGAGGGGTTCGTCGACGTGATCATCACCACCTCGGGCTCGCTGACCGAGGACGTGATCAAGACCGAGAAGCCGTTCAAGATGGGCGAGTGGGACGCCGACGAGGCCGAGCTCCGCGAGGAGGGGATCAACCGCCTCGGCAACATCTACGTCCCCTCGGATCGCTACGTCTGGCTCGAGGAGTACCTCTACGACTTCTTCGACGACTTCTTCGCCGAGGAGAAGGTCCGCACGCCGACGGCGTTCTCCCGCGAACTCGGGGAGACGCTCGACGACCCGGACTCCGTGCTCAAGCAGGCCGCCGACAACGACGTCCCCGTCTACTGCCCGGCGCTCAACGACGCCGAAGTCGGGAACTTCCTCTACTACTACCGCAAGCAGCACGACACCGACATCGGCATCGAGATCATGGCCGACTACGACGACCTGATCGAGAACGGGATGCTCGCGGACACCACCGGCCTGCTGGTCGTCGGCGGCGGCGTCCCCAAACACCACGCGATCATGACGAACCTGTTCCGCGGCGGCGCCGACTACGCCGTCTACATCTCCACCGGGATGGAGGGCGACGGCTCGCTGTCCGGCGCGCCGCCGAACGAGGCGGTCTCGTGGGGGAAGATCAAGGAGGAGGAGACCAACTACACGCAGGTGCAGGCCGAGGCGACGCTGGTGTTCCCGCTGTTGGTGGCGGGCGCCTTCTCAGACGCCTGAGGCCAACCGCTACGGACGGCTTTTTGCGCGTTCCGACACCATCCGCGAGCATGGACGCCGCAGTGTTCTACGGCGAACGTGACATCCGCGTGGAGGACCGCCCCGAACCCGAGATCGAGAGCCCGACGGACGCCGTCGTCCGGGTGACCCACACCGCAGTCTGTGGCTCGGACCTCTGGCCCTACCGCGGCTATCAGGACCGCGAGGCGGGAACGGGAATCGGCCACGAGCCGATGGGAATCGTCGAGGCGGTCGGCGACGACGTGACCAGCGTCGAGCCGGGCGATCGCGTGTTCGGCCCGTTCTCGACGAGCTGCGGGGAGTGTGAGTTCTGCCGGAAGGGACTCCACACCTCCTGTGTCGAGGGTGGCGGCTGGACCGGCCCCGACAGCGGCGCCCAGGCCGAGTACGTCCACACCGAGCACGCCGACGGCACCCTCATTCGCGTGCCCGACCGTCACGCCGACGACGAGGCGACGCTGCGGTCGCTGCTCCCGCTGACCGACGTGATGTGTACGGGCCACCACGCCGCCGTCAGCGCGGGCGTCGAGGCCGGCGACACGGCGACCGTGATCGGCGACGGCGCAGTCGGGCTCTGTGGCGTCGCGGCCGCCACGCGACTGGGCGCCGAGCGCGTGATCGCGATGGGCCACCACGAGGACCGCCTCGAGATTGCCGAGGAGTTGGGCGCGACCGACACGATCAGCGCCCGCGGCGAGGAGGCCGTCGAGCGCGCCACGGAGCTCACCCACGGCGGCGCGAACCACGTGCTGGAGTGCGTCGGCGCGCAGTCCTCGATGGAGACCGCCTTCGAGGTCGCTCGCCCCGGCGGCACCGTCGGCTACGTCGGCGTCCCCAGCGGCGTCGAGAACGCCGAGTTCCTCGGTACCGCGTTCGGGAAGAACGTCAGTCTCGAGGGCGGCGTCGCCCCGGTCCGGGCGTACGCCGAGGAGCTGATGGCCGACGTGCTGCAGGGGACACTCGACCCCTCGCCGGTGTTCACCAAGGAGGTCGAGTTGGGTGAGATCGACGAGGGGTACCGCGCGATGGACGAGCGCGACGCGGTGAAGGTGCTGGTGAAGCCGTAAGTCACCGTTTTCTGATCACTGGCGCGCTCGTTGGGAGCCGTCACCGGCGGCGGATAGTTTTTCACCGATGACGGCCCAGTCAAACACGAATGTCGGAGCTCCTCGACGCGGCCGTCGCCGCGTTCCTCGCCGTCGACGATCCCTCCCTGCTCGCGGCCGACCGTATCGACTCGCTACCTGCCGGCGTCGACGAACCCCCCGTCACGGCCGCCCGCGAACGCCTCGAAGCGTACGACTCGCTGGTGACCAACGACGGGCGGGTGCTGCTCCCGCTGCACGAGGCCGACTCCGCGGAACTCACCGGCGAATACGTCGAATACCGCCCCGGCGGGCTCGCACCGTCGTACGTGTACCACGACACCGGGAAGGACGCGGGGGCGCGGCTGGACGCCGGCGCCATCGGCGGGACGACGGTCGGCTGGCGGCTCCGCTTCTGGACCGACGCATACGAGCCGGCGACGCCGCCGTCGTACACGGCTGAGTCGGGGGATGAGACCGAATCGGCGGTGCGTGCCGAGCCCATCGACACGATGGACGGCGACGAGCGCGCGGCGTTCGCCGACGAGCTCGTCGACTCAGTCGAGACGCTCCGGGAGCGGGATCGCGAGGACACGCGGGAGCTGCTGGCCGACCGTGGCTACCGCCACGTCTGCCGGACCGAGGGCGGCATCGAGGAGACGATCTACACCGGGCGGCGGGTCACGCAGTCCGACGGCACCGTCCACGTGTTCGCCATCCCCGAGGACGACGACCAGCGGCGGATCGACATCCCCGGCGAGCACGGCATCTACCCCGACTCGGAGGTGCTCGTACTCCCCAACCCCGACGCGTCGACGGTCTGGATCGACCGCGAGGAGACGCCGTTCCCGATCGAGGCCCGCGTCGCGACCGTCGAGGACGGCGCCGTCGGGCTCTCCTTCTTCGACGACCGGGCCCCCGACGAGTCCGAGCTCCGGCGCTTCCTCGCCGACGACCGCGCGGTGTTCTCGGTGCTGGCGCTGCTGAACGGCGTCCCCTACGACCGCGAGCGTGCCGGGATCGAGGCGGTCCGGTCGAACCCCGAGAAGTGGGACGTGCTCACCGGCCAGCGCTCGCTGGGGTTCACCCCCGATTTCACCGTCGGTCTGGACACCGACCTCGAACTGAACGAGTTCCAGACGCTGGCTGCCTCACGCGCGCTCCGGGCCCGGGACGTCTACTGCATCCACGGGCCGCCGGGGACGGGGAAGACCCGGACGCTGATGGCGGTCGTCCAGCAGGCCGTCGCCGACGGCCAGCGCGTGCTCGCTTGTGCCCACTCGAACCAGGCGGTCGACAACCTCCTCGTCGGCGCCAGTTCGGCCGCCGAGCCGGATCCGGGGACGCTGCACGC from Halolamina sediminis encodes:
- a CDS encoding AAA domain-containing protein; protein product: MSELLDAAVAAFLAVDDPSLLAADRIDSLPAGVDEPPVTAARERLEAYDSLVTNDGRVLLPLHEADSAELTGEYVEYRPGGLAPSYVYHDTGKDAGARLDAGAIGGTTVGWRLRFWTDAYEPATPPSYTAESGDETESAVRAEPIDTMDGDERAAFADELVDSVETLRERDREDTRELLADRGYRHVCRTEGGIEETIYTGRRVTQSDGTVHVFAIPEDDDQRRIDIPGEHGIYPDSEVLVLPNPDASTVWIDREETPFPIEARVATVEDGAVGLSFFDDRAPDESELRRFLADDRAVFSVLALLNGVPYDRERAGIEAVRSNPEKWDVLTGQRSLGFTPDFTVGLDTDLELNEFQTLAASRALRARDVYCIHGPPGTGKTRTLMAVVQQAVADGQRVLACAHSNQAVDNLLVGASSAAEPDPGTLHAMAVDDDHGEIEIRRVGHPESDLVAERYTGGAVGEADVVGATTSMASQFDVDEFDIAVLDEATQASIPASTIPYACSERLVLAGDHKQLPPFASDELEQREAEVSLFEHLLQTYDDGVRTMLRRQYRMHEAIVEFPDAAFYGGRLETADRNRDWTIDGLDPLVGYDVAGGEERTAGSSYRNPAEAEIVADEVERLREHGLVQSDIGVITPYSGQIGCIENALAGRDVRTRGIEVDTVDSFQGSEREAVVLSLVRSNDRGGSGFLTFGDEGERRLNVSLTRAKRRLVVVGDFETLGTVADHRDPEASCADVYAELRARLPIRPEPPAPDGH